A segment of the Candidatus Methylacidiphilales bacterium genome:
GCCTGACCGACGACGAGCGCCGCATCGTCCTGCGCAACCTCGGCTTCTTCACCACCGCCGACAGCCTCGCCGCCAACAACATCGTGCTCGGCACCTATCGCCACATCACCGCGCCGGAATGCCGCCAGTACCTGCTGCGCCAGGCGTTCGAAGAGGCTATCCACACCCACGCCTACCAGTACATTGTCGAGAGCCTGGGGTTGGATGAGGGCGAAGTCTTCAACATGTACCACGAAGTGCCGTCGATCCGCGAAAAAGACGAATTCCTGATCCCGTTCATCGACACCCTGTGCAACCCCAACTTCAAGACCGGCACGCCGGAAGACGACCAGAAGCTGCTGCGCTCGATCATCGTCTTCGCCTGCATCATGGAAGGCATTTTCTTTTATGTCGGTTTCGTGCAGATCCTCGCCCTGGGCCGGATGAACAAGATGGTCGGCGCCGCCGAGCAGTACCAGTACATCCTGCGCGACGAGTCGATGCACCTGAATTTTGGCGTGGACCTGATCAACCAGATCAAGATGGAAAACCCGCACCTGTGGACGCCGGAATTCCGCGTCGAGATCGCCGGCCTGATCCAGAAGGCGGTGGAGCTGGAATATGCCTACGCCGAAGACACCATGCCGCGCGGCGTGCTCGGCATGAACGCCTCGATGTTCAAGGAATACCTGCGCTTCATCGCCAACCGCCGCTGCCAGCAGATCGGGCTGGACCAGCTTTATCCGGGGGCGAGCAACCCGTTTCCGTGGATGAGCGAGATGATGGATTTGAAGAAGGAGAAGAACTTCTTTGAGACGAGGGTGACGGAATATCAGAGTGGCGGGGCGTTGAGCTGGGATTGACCGGCTGACTGACTAAAAAAAGGCGCAGGGGACTGCGCCTTTTTTATTGCATCAGCTTGATGGGATGAATCAACCGGCATAAACTGGTCTGATCTGGTCTAACTGAATTTGGAGGAAAATCATGGAAGTGGGCGCTTATGAAGCGAAAACGCATTTGCCCAGCCTGCTAGAGCGCGTCCAGCATGGCGAGCGGGTCACCATCACCAAGCATGGGGTTCCCGTGGCGATGCTGGTGCCGGTTGTGCCGGTGGCTAAACCCGATCTTCGTGCGGTCATCGACGAACTGAAAATTTTCGCAAAAGGCCATAGCACAGGCGGCATGACCATCCGCGAAATGATCGTGGAGGGTCGGCGTTGAACCGCTTTGTCCTTGATAATTCGGTAGTGATGGCTTGGTATTTCGAGGACGAGGCCAACGACTTTACCGCCTCAATTCTGGAAAGTCTGGCTTCGAGCGAAGCGCTGGTTCCCACCATCTGGCCCCTGGAAGTGGCCAATGTGCTGCTGGTCGGGGAAAGGCGGGGGCGCAGCACCGAAGCCAGAACCAGCCGGTTTATCGCCCTGCTGGATGCGCTGCCGATCCGGGTGGATGCGGCCACGTCGCAGCATGCGCTTGCCGGGATTTTGACGCTGGCGCGGGAGCAGCGGTTGAGTGCTTATGATGCGGCTTATTTGGAACTGGCCATGCGGGAGGGGGTTTCGCTGGCTACGCAGGATCAAGCGTTGAGGCGGGCGGCGGAGGCTTGTGGGGTAGGGTTGTTGGGGGTTAGTGGGGCATTTTAATCAGAATAGAATTGGTGGTGCGACCCTAATTATGGGGGCTGCGCTTTTTGTTAATTTTAATGAAAGATCGTAAAAATGGCGCTCTACCCGCAAATGGAAAAGGAACCGCGTGAGCGCATTGAAGAGTACATTCGATATCGGTGGGACCACTTAGAAAGCGTTCGCTCTTCGTTAGAAGATCACTCCATTAAATTCTTGTTTGGTACGAATGCAGGGGGAACAGCGGTGTTACTCGCTTTTATTGGGAGTACCGC
Coding sequences within it:
- a CDS encoding ribonucleotide-diphosphate reductase subunit beta, yielding LTDDERRIVLRNLGFFTTADSLAANNIVLGTYRHITAPECRQYLLRQAFEEAIHTHAYQYIVESLGLDEGEVFNMYHEVPSIREKDEFLIPFIDTLCNPNFKTGTPEDDQKLLRSIIVFACIMEGIFFYVGFVQILALGRMNKMVGAAEQYQYILRDESMHLNFGVDLINQIKMENPHLWTPEFRVEIAGLIQKAVELEYAYAEDTMPRGVLGMNASMFKEYLRFIANRRCQQIGLDQLYPGASNPFPWMSEMMDLKKEKNFFETRVTEYQSGGALSWD
- a CDS encoding type II toxin-antitoxin system prevent-host-death family antitoxin — protein: MEVGAYEAKTHLPSLLERVQHGERVTITKHGVPVAMLVPVVPVAKPDLRAVIDELKIFAKGHSTGGMTIREMIVEGRR
- a CDS encoding type II toxin-antitoxin system VapC family toxin: MNRFVLDNSVVMAWYFEDEANDFTASILESLASSEALVPTIWPLEVANVLLVGERRGRSTEARTSRFIALLDALPIRVDAATSQHALAGILTLAREQRLSAYDAAYLELAMREGVSLATQDQALRRAAEACGVGLLGVSGAF